From the genome of Corallococcus macrosporus DSM 14697:
GGGGACGCGAGGCCTGTCTCCCGATGAGGGCATCCTCATGCGACCGGGACATCGTCGCCGGATCGCAGCGCTTCGTCGCTACCTGGCGCAGCGCAGGGTGGAGGTGTGGACCAAGCCAGATCCTGCGGCACTCGGGGTTCTCGTCCCGAAGACTGTTCGCGAACGCTTCGCCGGCTTCGATGGAACGTTCCAGCGTTACGGCCGCGAGATGTACTGCACCGCTGTGGTGCCGTCGGACCCTGCCAAGGCCCGTTGGGTTGTTCAGGCGTTCCTTGACCTCTATGCGCACGAGCGTGGATGGCAGGTACTGAAGCCATACGAAGCAGAATACGACCGTCTCCACGGCGAGCTCCGATCAGACCTGTTTCCGTCGGTCGATGCAGAGGTCGTTCATCGCCTCTTGCAAAGCCGCCATTTCGTTATCCTGCAGGGGCCACCGGGCACCGGAAAGACGCGGCTCGCTGAAGAGATTCGCGAGAGGTTCTTCGGTGGACAGGGGATGACGGTTCAGTTCCATCCTGCAGTGACCTACGAAGATTTTGTTGTCGGCCTTACTCCTGACGCCCGGGCGGGCTCGCTCCGATTCGCTGTGCGTTCCGGATGGCTGCTCGAAGCGGCGCGTGCCGCGCGGGAGCGCCCATTTCTGCTCACCATTGATGAACTCAATCGAGCAGATCTGGGCAAGGTCCTCGGCGAAGCGATCTACCTCTTCGAGCCAGGGGAAATTGGGAGCGAGCGGCCTCGCTCTATCCGGCTACCGCATCAAGCCGAAGGGATGTCGACGCTTGATTTGCCTGCCAATCTTTTCGTCCTGGCTACCATGAACACGGCGGACCGAAGCATTGCGCCCTTGGACTTGGCCATTCGGAGAAGATTCGCATTCGTCCACGTTCCACCAGACCGAGAGGTTGTGGTGGCACAGGGGTTGGGGTTGGCTACGGAGGTGTTTGATCGGCTGACAGACATCTTTGTTGAGCATGCGCCGCCTGAGGCACTCGAGCTATTGCCAGGCCATGCATATTTCATCGCGAAGGATACGGCCGACCTCCTCAGCCGATTCCGCTTCGAGTTACTTCCGCTCCTCGATGAGTATCTTCGGCAAGGCTTTCTCGGTCCGGCCTCCAGTGAACTGAGCGCCGTGCGCGACTCTATTGAGGATGCTGTTCATCAATTCGAGCATGCCGCGTCCACAAAGTAGAACCCGCAAGCTGGGAAGCGGACGGCGGTCACAAGTCCGCCGGACTCCTCCTGCGCCCACTTCACTGCCACTTTTCGCTGCACGCGATCATGGCCGTTCGGTGCGGCTTCCAGCCGAAGTCTTTGCTCCAGCGCAGCGCGGGGGGGGCTGGGGGGCGTTCGCAGAGTCTTTCCTCGCCTTCAACCAAGTGGCGTTTGCTGCCCTGGATGTG
Proteins encoded in this window:
- a CDS encoding McrB family protein, whose translation is MASSDPDALGRLSDRIRVGLAGTDRSSVRPLLEGLFGGRFAQRHTEKTMFRDAYSLGEGSGDGVPYAGLIHPENPQSGPYGGTSLVWFPTTEAGSLIGLVVGTRGLSPDEGILMRPGHRRRIAALRRYLAQRRVEVWTKPDPAALGVLVPKTVRERFAGFDGTFQRYGREMYCTAVVPSDPAKARWVVQAFLDLYAHERGWQVLKPYEAEYDRLHGELRSDLFPSVDAEVVHRLLQSRHFVILQGPPGTGKTRLAEEIRERFFGGQGMTVQFHPAVTYEDFVVGLTPDARAGSLRFAVRSGWLLEAARAARERPFLLTIDELNRADLGKVLGEAIYLFEPGEIGSERPRSIRLPHQAEGMSTLDLPANLFVLATMNTADRSIAPLDLAIRRRFAFVHVPPDREVVVAQGLGLATEVFDRLTDIFVEHAPPEALELLPGHAYFIAKDTADLLSRFRFELLPLLDEYLRQGFLGPASSELSAVRDSIEDAVHQFEHAASTK